The Bdellovibrio sp. NC01 genome includes the window TCGACTTCCACCTGTGGAGTCGTACACAACACCGCAGCCCGCTCAATTAAGTTTTCAAGCTCACGCACGTTACCCGGCCAGTTGTAGTTTAACAAGATTTCGACAGCACCTGTGGAAAAACCTGTGATCTCTTTTCCATTTAAAGTGGCAAAGCGACGAAGGAAATATTGGGCGAGCGGCAAAATGTCTTCCTGACGCTGGCGCAGTGGCGGCACTTCGATAGAGATAACATTTAATCTAAAAAATAAATCTTCGCGGAATGTTTTCCGTTTGATCGATTCGTGAAGATTTTCATGGGTCGCACAGATGATGCGAATATTAATAGGTCGATAATTATTTTCTCCGACGCGTTTAATTTTGCGCTCTTGAATCACGCGCAATAATTTTGCCTGCAAGTTGATATCAAGATCGGCAATTTCGTCTAAAAAAACAGTTCCCCCTTCGGCTTCTTCAAAAAGACCCACGCGCGCAAGTCCCGCCCCGGTGAATGCGCCTTTGGCGTAACCGAAAAGTTCTGATTCAAGAAGATTGTCTGGAATAGCTGAACAGTTCAGCGGTACGAAAGCTTTTGCTTTTCGTTTGCTATGTTCATGAATCATTTGTGCAATGACTTCTTTGCCGGAACCACTTTCGCCAACGATTAAAACATTGGCTGAACTTTCTGCGACCTGCTTCGCAAGTTCGACGGCTTCGATAAAGGCGGGGCTTCTGGCGATAACTTCTTTGTGACTCTGCATTGCCCAACTCCTTTCACAGTATGAAGTGACTTCTCTTAGAGAAATACTCCACGTTCCAGTTTTCCCCAATGCAAAAGCGACGTTCTTGCTCGAAGACATTTACACTTTCAATTAACAAACGAAAGGCTGGTGGGCATCACTATTGCTTCAGAAGTTAATAAGAGCATTTCCGCAATCAAGGAGGTTTAACATGTTACGTGCTGCCATTGCATTTTTCATCTTGGCCATCGTCGCATTTGTGTTAGGTGCGAACGGTGTCGCTGGTCTTTCAGTGGAAATTGGTCGAATGCTATTGATCGTATTCTTGGTTTTAGCTGTGATCAGTTTCTTCATCGACTTGATTGGCCGAAGAGGACATCGTTAGTTAACAGTCCTGATCTGCCACGAGCAGGGAGATTTTCCACTCGGGCTTTCTCCCTTTTTGCGACTTTCAATTAACAGAAGCCGCGGCTTTGTCGTATCGAAAAGGCCGCTAGGGCTTTCGTTTTTTCCAACGAAAACCCCAGCCGTTTGGACTATCTATCAGTGCGAGAGTTAGAAGAGCCTCTGTTGCTCCCAACGTCTCTTGATGAGTCTGATGATCTTTGATTTGAACTGTTGCTAGAGTTTTGATTGCGATTCAAATCTCTTGAATTGCTTGAAGAGCTACCGCTTGTTCTTGAAGAAGAAGAGTTCGATGAATCGTTCATGTTTCTGTTTGATCTTTCGTTACCCATAGGGCCTCCTTGTTAGTTGTATAAGCGTCACTGCTTACATAAGCCCTACTTAAGCAATATCTCTGCCAATGTCTGATTGAGTATCGGCAAAAAAAATCCCGCTGAGCATTCACACAGCGGGAGCAAAAATATTTTTTTCCAACAACTTTTAGAATGTCAGTTTGTTGTCCTTCGCACTGACTTTCACAGAATCACCGGCTTTGACTTTACCAGAAATGATTTCTTTCGAAAGTGGATTCAACAATTCTGTTTGAATCACACGCTTCAAAGGACGGGCACCATAAATTGGGTCGTAACCTTTCTTCGCTAAGAAATCGACAGCTTTGTCGTCAAAGTCGATGTTGATGCGTTTCGATTTCAAACGTTGCGCAACCAAATCCAGTTGAACTTTCACGATGCCAGCGATTTGATTTTCACCCAAAGAATTGAAGATGATCGTTTCATCGATACGATTCAAAAACTCTGGACGGAAATGTCCACGCAAGGCTTCAGTCACTGCTTCACGTTTTTGTTCATCACTCATTGCCGGATCTAAGATCGCTTGTGAACCGACGTTTGATGTCATGATCAACACTGTGTTTTTAAAATCCACTGTGCGACCTTGACCGTCAGTCAATCGACCATCATCCAAAACCTGCAATAAGATGTTAAACACATCCGTGTGCGCTTTTTCGATTTCATCCAACAACACCACGCTATAAGGTCTGCGACGAACGGCTTCAGTCAATTGACCGCCTTCTTCATAACCCACATAGCCCG containing:
- a CDS encoding sigma-54-dependent Fis family transcriptional regulator; translation: MQSHKEVIARSPAFIEAVELAKQVAESSANVLIVGESGSGKEVIAQMIHEHSKRKAKAFVPLNCSAIPDNLLESELFGYAKGAFTGAGLARVGLFEEAEGGTVFLDEIADLDINLQAKLLRVIQERKIKRVGENNYRPINIRIICATHENLHESIKRKTFREDLFFRLNVISIEVPPLRQRQEDILPLAQYFLRRFATLNGKEITGFSTGAVEILLNYNWPGNVRELENLIERAAVLCTTPQVEVEHLRLMRSSPSISDLKVPSSNLQQFLIEKLPQKKIMPIEEITRLYIQYALEVNRGAKDKTARDLGIDRKTLYRRLRSIEDRS
- a CDS encoding DUF1328 domain-containing protein, with the translated sequence MLRAAIAFFILAIVAFVLGANGVAGLSVEIGRMLLIVFLVLAVISFFIDLIGRRGHR